The genomic stretch ataaTCTTGCTTAAATTATTGTTTACTCATTAAACATGAATTCATGATGCATGTCCAAATCCTCATGTCATAAATAATTGTCGCAAGATTAACCCCCGAAAATAAATCCCCAAATCTCTAACCCTAGATTGATAATTCTACTTCATCGCAATTCCGCGCCATAATTTTTCGACTTAAGCTGATACTAATTCCGTTCATCAATCATCGAATTGAGGTTAATCTTAATTTTTTCCCACTTTTAATCGATTTAATTGTCAACAAtgttaaattagggttttgattttttgaatttatGTTGTAATTGATGATATGTGGAGCTTAATAAGTTCAGATATTGTGAATTTGTGATGTGGATTGCTGAAATTTGGATGACATTGTTGAATTTAGTTTGTTTCGAATGATTTGTTAGTTCAATGCTGAACAATGTTAAATTAGGTTTTCTTTTTGAATTTCTGTTGTAATTGATGATACGCGGTGCTTAATAAGTTCAGATATTGTGAAATTGTGATGCTGATTACTGAAATTTGGACAAAATTGCTGAATTAGTATGTTGCAGATGATTTGTAAGTTCAATGCTGTTTATACATCCAAATGTATAGGAGAATTATCGGTGGTGGAACCGGGATTTGTTGTAAGGCGGCGAACTACAAATGGAATAAGATAAAGTAGAAAAGTCGAAAATTTCAATATTTGTGTTGTGGGTTGCTGAAATTTGGATAACATTGTTGAATTAGTGTGCTTCAGATAAGGTTTTTTTATTCAAATGTAAAGGAGAATTATCGATGACGTAGCTAGGATTTGTGTTTAGGGAGGCAAACTACTAATGAAATAAGACTAAGTAATATTTTTTCCTCGAAAGTTTCAACTATAGTTCTTGATTTTTGGATTGCTTAGGGAGGTAAACCTCCCCGGTTATGCCACTTGAGAATTTGATCCTGGTTGTTAAATTTATTGTGATACTGTGATTAAAGTTATGAAGTATTAATAGGAGCAAGCATTAAGCCTTTGATCTCAATGCTGAATATTTGGATCGGTGACAGTGTGTTTAAAGTTAAGAAGTGATTCACTGGAGCATTTGATCCTCATTGCTGACATTTTTCATGTAGATACGTAAGTCAGTGGATGATGGAAGGAAGATTGAAAGTACGGGGAAAATTTGATTGAGCTTCAATTTTGGATTGATGTGAATGTGTGTATGTGTTGGGAAGTAAAGGAAATGAGAGGgaaatttgaaaatttggagAAACAATGACCCCAAAGTCATTGGGATTACGAACGGGGAGTTATGGATCGCTGCAACTACAGCAATCGAATGGCGTGTTGCATAATCATGCGGCCACAGCGTTTCCTCGGAAGCCATCTAAAGTGCTGCTGTCAAGTCTTAGAGAGAAGGAGAAGGAAAAGTGTATGCCTTGTATATTTAGGCTGTTATGTCGCCGGAAAGTTGGAATGGTGATTTTAGTTTGCTTGGCGCTGCTTGCTTTTGCATCGGGTTTTTTAACGGTCAACAAAGGTTTGTGTATGCTACCTTGCTTTTTGTCAAGATTATGAACTGTGAATAGGTGAAATGTCTGTTGCTGTGCTTAGTTGTTGGTATGATCCTCATGTTTATGTCGAGAGCAATGTAAGTAAGCTTGCTGCCTACACAACTACAACATTACctcagtgcctcaatggctcccgcaaattgcggggtagggGGGGGATCGGATGTACGcaaccttacccttgtgttagcaacacaaagaggctgtttccgaatgacccaagatgaaaatcgcgtcgagaactgcattgaAGGACCGCTACTTCACTTTAGTAAGCTTGCTGCCTACCGAAAGAAATTTCAGATTAATGTATACCTATATTAGATTCATCCCATCCCATTGTATGCATGCCAACACGACACCCATACACTCTTTTGAGGCCAAAACATAGAAATTTTCCAACACTGCACATGCAAATGCATCCGACATTTGTAGTCCAGCACTCCAGCCTGAGTAAAAATGATTTGGTATCTCATGCCCTAGTTTGTCTACCCCTGCCCCGCCCTGCCCCAAAAAGTTAATCACCTTGAGACTTGAGTTATAAACAAATGGTACCTGTCTTTCTTGAGTGCTTAATGCTTAGCCAAGTATAATACTCGGTATAAAACACCATAATATCCACTATGGCTCTGGTCTTGTAATTGGACACTTACTACTCTATGGTTAATAACAACGTGTTTTGTGGCTTACTTTGTAAAGAAGCAACAGGTGTTAACACTACAAATTTTCCTGAAGCTTTTGAACTCCCAAAAGCTAATGCAAAAGATGGCTTGATCCATGCTTCAGCTGCCACTGTGAAGCATTCTACTAAGAAGATGAATGACTCTAATTTACAGATTCCTCGGAAAGACAGTGGAAGACCTCTTGCACTTGCAATGCCTCATGCTGTTCACCCATGCAAAAACTTCAAGTTCCCTCCTCCTCCCCCACCAAATACTAGACGACTTGGACCAAGACGTATGTCAACCACTACAATATGACCTTTTTTTAAGTAATTGGGTTGTCATGAGGGTTTATCTTCATAGATTACCCATGAATCAGTTGATTCATTATGATCTAGAATCCCAGTGTAGATTTTAAAATGTGGAAACGTTTGTGTTTGTGTGGAGTGTTGATCCCGACCTCTTGGTTAATATATTCACCTACTATCACTGTGAAACTTTATTGTCTGTAAAAATCTATGCAATAATATGCTTACAGACAGTACAGATCGTAATGCTCATGTTGCAACTCCTCGCTCTGAGTGAATTAtggttttagtttttttttttttaaattcactTCATTTAATTTTTTAATCTAGATTATCGCTAATTTCATAGAAAAGTCACTTGCTAATGTTTTCATGGCAGAAGCCAAACTTGTTCAATATGGTTTTAGGTACTAATTATCATTTCACCGGTGTTTGTCTCACTTATTGAAATATGTGAGGGGATATTTGAAAAATGGGAGAAAACAGAAGTAGTGGAGGGAGTACATCTAACCATTGTTATCATCTGCTTTCTATAAGTTGTTATCATCTGCTTTCTATAAGTCTTTTAACAATCACACTTCCATCTGTAGTTCTCTAAGGGTTTATTATACTGCAAATGTGATTGTTGGACTACATCACCAATTTTAAACGAAAGGAGCATGCCTAATTGGGATTTCAGAAAGTAAAATGGACACATAGTCGTTTGTCTTTGACTCTTTGTTTTTCTTGTTCATCTAAAATTGGTTAATATTGCTTTATTCTCCTTCTATGTCCCAGCATGTCCAGTATGTTATCTTCCAGTGGACCAGGCTTTTGCAAGCATGCCTAGTTTACCATCAGCCTCTCCCGTGCTTCGTAATTTGAGTTTTGTCCATGAAGACAACCCCACTAAAACTGAATCTCATGGTGGTTCTGACTTTGGCGGCTATCCTTCTCTCAAAGAAAGGAATGATTCCTTCGACATTCAAGAGTCAATGAATGTGTACTGTGGGTAAGTGCATGCCATCCTGTAGCAGAGGAGGAAAAAAAAACTCTTTTAGAGACAACTATTCCGTTACCATGATGTGTAATTGAATTCATGATTGAGCTTTAGTGTGTAGTGTTTAATATCTTCTTGTACAGGTTTGTGAAAGGAAGTAAACCTGGTCGTGGGAGTGGATTTGATATTGACGAAGAAGATCTTTCTGATTTGGCCAAGTACTATGATGTCATAGTGGCATCAGCGATATTCGGTACTGAAATAGTGtctacctctctctctctctctgttttttttttttttttttttttttaaatcttacGTTTGTTCATTTGGGTTCTTATAGTCTTTGTTATGTTTCACAGGGAACTACGATGTTATACAGGAACCAGAAAATATAAGTGACACTGCGAAGAAAAATGTTCCATTTTTTATGTTCATTGATGAAGAAACAGAAGAATACATGAGAAATAAGAGTGTTTTGACTAGTAGCATGATGGTGGGTTTGTGGAGAATAATTGTTGTCCACAATATTCCATACAATGATTCGAGACGTAATGGAAAGGTAACACATGCCTTATTTTTATAGTTCTATTCTGCGAATATATATTTTCGGACTGATTATTGCATGTTTGAGTTTGTCAAGTATTTAAGCCCGTTCAGTTATTAGCTTTAATAGGGCTAGCAAAGTTTCAATACTGTGGAATTTCAGTAACTAGGATCCTGGCACCACAAAAAACTGAGCTGTTATAACTATGTTAGAAATAAATCATACTACCATCCTCAGACCGTCAGACGCCTGGTGTTTTAGTTTGTTTCCTTTTCTGAAATGTCTTTCTTTAATCACTCCTATAATAATCCTGTGGCGCTCCACTATTGATGACATTTGTTTCATCTACTTCTTGCGGGGATCACTTATGCAACTAACTTCAATATCTGAAAAACCTTAGTTGCTCAGTCGTGTTTACGAGAAATGGACATGGGTATATGTCCAGTATTGGACTCAGCATTTTTATGATTCAAATTCCTTTTTCTTAGACTATAATCCTGTTTTATCATTTAAGGGTTCTTGTTTTGGGAGTTCTTGTTGTGCATTGTCCACAATTTGTGTTGATAATACCGTTAGGCCCTTCTGTTTTAACTTTTATGTGACACTGGTCAAAATTTCACCTTTACTTTAGTTGTAAATTACTTTTTTCACATTCCTTGGTTTTATATGTGGATAAGCCATGCAACAATTTTTGCATGCTTATTTATGAATTTCTGTGTGTTTCAGCATCAACTTTGACGTGAAGTTTGCTTAAGTTGTCGTCTTCTGAATTTTATTTCAACTTTTGATGCTATACATGGTAATAACACTGGTAGAGCTTCTGGTACTCTTCTAGTCTTCCTGTAT from Silene latifolia isolate original U9 population chromosome 5, ASM4854445v1, whole genome shotgun sequence encodes the following:
- the LOC141656394 gene encoding putative hexosyltransferase MUCI70, with the translated sequence MTPKSLGLRTGSYGSLQLQQSNGVLHNHAATAFPRKPSKVLLSSLREKEKEKCMPCIFRLLCRRKVGMVILVCLALLAFASGFLTVNKEATGVNTTNFPEAFELPKANAKDGLIHASAATVKHSTKKMNDSNLQIPRKDSGRPLALAMPHAVHPCKNFKFPPPPPPNTRRLGPRPCPVCYLPVDQAFASMPSLPSASPVLRNLSFVHEDNPTKTESHGGSDFGGYPSLKERNDSFDIQESMNVYCGFVKGSKPGRGSGFDIDEEDLSDLAKYYDVIVASAIFGNYDVIQEPENISDTAKKNVPFFMFIDEETEEYMRNKSVLTSSMMVGLWRIIVVHNIPYNDSRRNGKVPKLLLHRLFPNVRYSIWIDGKLKLVHDPYQVLERFLWRENATFAISRHYRRYDVFVEAEANKAGGKYDNASIDYQVDFYRKEGLTPYSEAKLPISSDVPEGCVIIREHIPITNLFTCLWFNEVDRFTSRDQLSFSTARDKIMSKVNWSVNMFLDCERRNFVIQAYHRELLEHMPPPPPPRIRVRRQPFIRSPPPPTVNRTMTIRRATVRKSSPRRGRDRRSRRHRKVVAGSQDNIVL